The genomic segment CATCCGAGCCTTTGAGACCTACACCGGGGTCGATCTCATCGTGGACGATACGCCGGAAGCAGTGACGTTGAGCAGTTTTGACCCCGTCAGGAGAGAGGTGGCACGCCTCTCGCTGGAGAGACTCGTGCTCGATGGAAGGATCCACCCGGCGAGGATCGAGGAGATCGTGGAAAAGGCGCAGCGGGACGTGGAGGAAAAAATCCTCGAGGCCGGTGAAGAGGCCCTTCTTGAAACGGGGATCAAGTCCATGCATCCGGAACTGATCAAGCTGGTCGGTCAACTGAGGTTCAGGTCCAGTTACGGGCAGAATGCGCTTTCCCATAGCCTTGAGGTTTCTCATCTTTCAGGGATCATGGCCGCCGAACTGGGTATCGATGAACATGTCGCCAGGAGGGCGGGCCTTCTACATGATATAGGCAAGGCCGTCGACCACCAGGTCGAGGGACCCCACGCGCTCATCGGCCGCGACTTGGCCAAGAGGTTCGGCGAAACCCCCGAGGTGGTCAACGCTGTTGCGGCTCACCATGAAGATCAGGAGATGACCTCCGTTTACGATGTGATCGTATCGGCGGCCGACGCCGTCAGTGCTTCCAGGCCGGGGGCCAGGAGAGAGAGCCTCGAGTCCTATATAAAGAGACTCGAAACGCTTGAAACCCTCGCGAAGACCTTCAAGAGCGTAACCAAGGCCTATGCCATTCAGGCAGGACGCGAAGTCAGAGTCATGGTCGCGCCAAACAGTCTCGATGATGGATCCATTCATAAACTTGCCTATGATATTGCCAGGAAGATTGAGAGCGAGATGAAGTATCCCGGACAGATAAAGGTGACCGTGATAAAGGAGACTCGCTCGGTGGAATACGCCAAGTAGGTGAAAGCGTTGAAGGTTCTTTTCGTAGGAGATATCGTCGGTAATCCGGGTAGAAAAACCTTGGCGGGTTTGCTCCCCCGGGTAAGGGCTGAATGGGGACCCTTCGATTTCATTGTGGCCAACGTGGAGAACGCGGCCGGGGGGTTTGGGTTGACCGAGAAAGTCATGGAAGAGCTTTTCCGACAGGGCCTGGACGCCATGACAAGCGGCAACCATATCTGGGATAATAGGGAGGCTCTGCCTCTCCTGGAGGCGGAGAAACGGTTGGTCAGGCCTGCAAACTACCCGCCGTCGACACCGGGAACCGGTTCGACGGTGATCGAAAAAAAGGGTCTCAAATTGGGAATTCTTAATCTTCAGGGGAGGGTCTTCATGCAACCCATCGACTGTCCTTTCCGAAGGGCCGACGAAGAACTCCCGCTTTTGGAAGGATTGTCGGTGCTGGTGGATATTCATGCCGAAGCGACTTCGGAAAAACGGGCTATGTCGCTCTATCTTGATGGAAGGGTTTCGGCCGTCCTTGGCACCCATACCCACGTTCAGACCGCCGATGAGCATATCCTGGATGGTGGTACAGCCTATATTTCCGATGTAGGAATGACCGGCGGGCATGGAGGAGTTATCGGAATGGACAAGGAAGCCATCATCCATCGTTTTCTGACCGGCATGCCCACTAGGTTCGAGGTCTGCAAAAGCGACCTGAGAATGAACGCGGTTGTCATAGAGATCGATGAAGCGTCGGGCAGGAGCCTTTCGATAACCCGTCTTTCCCTGGGTATCTGATCGGATTTTTCAGCATGTTGTAAAGAGGCGGGGTGCCTAGGCGCCCCGCCATTTTTATTGACCTTGCGGCCCTGGTGGTATACCATAAAAGGGTATGCAGCATCTGGTGTTATCGAGGGAGATGGAAATGGAAGAGTGCCATAGTACGGGGTTCCACCGTGACGGGACCATGAAAAAGAGGGTGATGGCCGGGATAAACTAGGAAGCCGCACTTGGTTTTGATCTTCCCTCCCGGCAAAAAAGACCTTTCCGCCGCCGCAATTCACCCTCGAATAGGAATGAACAGACATGCAGAGCCATGCCCGTGCAGCATGATATGTCCATGCTTGGTGGCAGGATTGGCGGGCTTCTGGCGCGGCCGTGTCGATCGGGGGTGCTTG from the Thermovirga sp. genome contains:
- the rny gene encoding ribonuclease Y → MLPVILAAAFAVGISIGFFLYKVLSDRKLKGTREQSDQLLKDAFQESDRRKREMLTEAREEIHRLRQEAEREIKERRAEQQRAERRLEQKEENLDSRMESILQREEDYRKRQEEMSVRLEEVESVRKKQMERLEEIACMSREEAKDFLLKEVEEEAGHLIGLRLKDLEEKARRESERKSREIVVSAIQRCAVDHTSEMSVSVVTLPSDEMKGRIIGREGRNIRAFETYTGVDLIVDDTPEAVTLSSFDPVRREVARLSLERLVLDGRIHPARIEEIVEKAQRDVEEKILEAGEEALLETGIKSMHPELIKLVGQLRFRSSYGQNALSHSLEVSHLSGIMAAELGIDEHVARRAGLLHDIGKAVDHQVEGPHALIGRDLAKRFGETPEVVNAVAAHHEDQEMTSVYDVIVSAADAVSASRPGARRESLESYIKRLETLETLAKTFKSVTKAYAIQAGREVRVMVAPNSLDDGSIHKLAYDIARKIESEMKYPGQIKVTVIKETRSVEYAK
- a CDS encoding TIGR00282 family metallophosphoesterase, producing MKVLFVGDIVGNPGRKTLAGLLPRVRAEWGPFDFIVANVENAAGGFGLTEKVMEELFRQGLDAMTSGNHIWDNREALPLLEAEKRLVRPANYPPSTPGTGSTVIEKKGLKLGILNLQGRVFMQPIDCPFRRADEELPLLEGLSVLVDIHAEATSEKRAMSLYLDGRVSAVLGTHTHVQTADEHILDGGTAYISDVGMTGGHGGVIGMDKEAIIHRFLTGMPTRFEVCKSDLRMNAVVIEIDEASGRSLSITRLSLGI